The genome window TCAACCAGCAGCCGAGGAGCTTATTAAGGGAACAGGATCTCAGATCACTTAATGTTCTGATAAGTTGGAAGAATAGGAGAACCGATTTGATAAAAAGAAGCATGTTGCTGTCTCTGATACAAGAATAGTATCATTCAAGAAACCTTTAAAATCCCGATACACTATACCTGTAAGATATCATGAGAAAAATGAAGGAACATAGAAGATTGTGTGAAGACGTGGGTGGGAAGAGGAAATCAGAAATGCTAACATTCACTTCAACTGAAACCCTCTTTGCATTCCAAGTCCCCGCATATTTTCCAATCAATTTGTAACTAAACGTTGGCCAATATGATGCAACGTTTCCTGTGAAGACCTACTGATTTAAATGGGAAGTTCTTACATGGAGTGTCGAAAAGTGGAAAATTGTAATGGCTACAATTTCAAACTTGAACAACTCCAAAGAATGAGTCAAATTTTCTTAAGAAGATCAAACAAAACCAATGAGAGGGACAACATGCATGAACATATTAGATTGTACAGCCTCAACAAGCCAATTAAGGGTCACCAAGAACAGTTTATATAACCTTGTTGATTGTGAAGTAGCTCCAGCAAAAAAGGCTGGAGCTGGTCGGTAAAAATATGAGTGAAAATTCATTttgcatcaaaatcaaaagcaggTCAAAGGAAGTTTCTCAAACCTGGGGACATTTGTGCTGATGGTTTAAACAATGCATGTCGAGATTTAATCCACATTCTAAACATCAGAATCCATGGAAAATTAACTTTCAGCTGCTGAGAGTTTATATAGAAAGAAATATTGGTGttattcaaaatttttgaaactGAAAAGAACCATGCCATAGAGATGCAAAGTGCACACTCAGCAGAAAGAGCATCCGAGAAGAATCTTAGCAAAATTATAAACTGAATAATGACTCTTACCTTAATATCCATAATCTCAGCACTGAAATCTTCGATCATCTATTCTCTAAATTCTTTAAATTCAGTTGAGTACAAGGGAAAAGAATACTACCTAAGTTGTTTCATACCTACTGCTTGTTTACTGTTCATCTTTCAGTTGTAAACAAGAGCAACAAGAGTAAAAAAAGGCATATCAGAAATATCTTAGCTTATAAGCAGTTGCATTCTTTAAATGGGGAACAAACCTGAGTGCCTAATTCATGCAACATGAAACATATACAAGTTAACACAATAAACAGAGACATCGTCATGGGCACAAATAAACTCCAGCCACTTCAACTGggacattaaattaaattaaacattataAGAACATCAGATTTTAAAAGAACCACTCTTCAGGGTCTTAAGTCTTCTATGGAGTCACACAATGTACAACAAGACCACTCAACTCTACAACACAGGAGTAATAAACAGAAAAAAGGCCGAAGGCTCTAATAGTAGAGAGATTTTTGGACCTCGCCAAGAAACCGAGTACCAATGTGCCAACCAAGGATACCAATTACCAAACCCATGCTTAGATTTCTGAAGATCATAAAATGCACTTGCCACCATTATTTATCCTCATCAGCAAGCACAAATGCTCTAGCTGCCCATCATGAGCAATGACAATAGAGCCTCAATGAAGAAGAAGACTAAAAATAGAACAACATCGCGCCGACTCCCATACAACCTTGGGATGTAAACCCTCTCCGAAATCCAGGCTGACCCAATATCTCAAGACTGTAACAACTGTTGACATGGATTAAGCTTACATTATTTTCCGCCAAGAATGACATCTCAATCTGTCAACAGGAGCTGACAGGACATACAGACTGCTACCAACATCTTAATTACACATGTAGAAGCCCGTAGAATTGAAGACACCATAAATGACACAATCCATCACTCCCAGTTACCCCCAAGAGACACCGATATTACAATGAATTAAGAAGGAATTTTTGGGATTTGTAGATGGAAGCCCGAGACCAATATCTACCATTAAGATCGCTAACAACgacagcagcagcagcggcAGCTAATGCAGTAATGACAACAAAGTTTCTAAATTGAACTCTAAAAAAACTACCAGCAAAtaccaatttaacaaaaacCCAGGAGCCAAATCAACCATAAAGAGAAAGATCAATGAAGAAGTCACAATTACCCAAATTCAATCATCCCCTGTTGGAAATAAAGTGAGAACTTTCCTTCCTTCATTCCCATTCGCTGACTCCAAATCCTCCACATATCCAGGAACTGCATTGTGCACTGGTGCCCCCATTCTATGCACAGGCTGCTGCGTTTGCCTAGCCAAAAATGGATGCTCAAACTGACCATTTGTTGGCGACCCAAAGTGCCCCATCGGCCTATGATACTGACCCTGCAATTGGGGATGTCCCACTGCAGCTGCTGCAGCCGCCATCTGTTGCTGGTGATGGTGCTGCTGCAATGCAGCTACAGGCACAAACGGCAAGAAGTGATCCGAATTAGGCCTCCCTGGATGCAAAAAATGGGCTGGCACCGGCGAACTCGCAAACAAATGATCAGTAGCAGCATCAGAGCCACCAGTCaatccacctccaccaccaacaGCACCATTACCAGGACCACCACCACCAGAAGACAAACCCTgcattcttttcaaataaagtCTATATTTTTGCAAATGACTAGCAACATTCTCTCTAGTTAACCCATCCACATTCATTAACTGCATTATTGTCTTAGGGACAGCATTCTTTATCCCCAAGTGTGCCACAGCATCCACAAACCTCTTATGAAGCTGTGGagtccaaacaagccttggccTTTTAAGGGTTCTTGCAGGCTCATCACCACCAGCCCCTGAGCCCAATTCCCCAGAATCCGTTGCAAAATCCCCTGAATTAGGCTGTGGTGAGGCCAATGGATTAGTTGGGGTTGGAGAAACCGCAGCCGGTGGTGGTGGGGGTGGTGGTAGAGGCTGGTTTTGATGCAGAGAGGAGTTATGGTTATTGGTATTGGTGGTATTAGTGGGGTTTGTAATATCAAAAGCAAGAGCAAGATCAGGAGTGATTAGGGTTTGTGATAAAGGCATGAGTTCTTCAAGTGATGGGAGCTCTTCTTCCCATCTTGAAAACCAATTAGAATCATCCTCTctcattttttcaaaaaaacccaATTCACTATTTTCTTCCACTTATTTTTCAGgcctaaaaaacactacaaaagGACTTGATCTTTCTATGACAAAATATGAGATATTAAATGGAAcacaaacaagaacaaaaatgaaataaaaaggaaggaaaataaGGATGTGGGAACTTGTGTAAGAAAGGAATAGAGTAAGATTCCATACAAAGAtgggatttttatttgttttagtgcAAAAATATTGGATTTTCACGATATGGGCACCTATTTTTATCTCCCTAGAACAAATTATTGacaagagagagaaagacaGTGGTGGAGGTGGAAGTGGAAGTGGTGggggagagggggggggggattgtggaggaggaggaggagggagaTGATAGAAGTGGAGAGAGGTTCGAGGTGGATCTTGTTTGcttcttttcagcttttattacGAGTACTGTTGCTGatgcttaaattttatttatttattatttttaaaggttttatgatgatttttatgtgtttattttttagtttttccggGATTTGAGGCTCTTTATTTCTTAACTTTCTTTCCTTGTATGATACATAACATACTTCTTGAGAGTGAGTGTcccaaagattggattttttaaccttttcacAAACTTTGTGGTAGTGTCACGTGACTCTCACGCGCAACTGTTAATGTGGAGCTGTTCAGCCAGGTGGGTGTTTGGTGTGTTAGACTGGCTAGTTGAAGCAGAGAATCTCTGGGCTTCATTTTATCCATTAATGTTGTCTGCAATGCTTTGTAGATCAGGTCGTACAGGAGAGTGAGGTGTACTTGCTTTAGGGTGAGAGTGGAGATATAGggaattagagagagagagagagagtgtgtgtgcAAAGTTTGGTCACTTTGTAAGAGATAGATTTCTTCGGGTTTGTTGATGAGGGAATCAATCTCCTTTAGTTGCCGTTTTTCTGCTGTCATGataactcaattttttgtttggtgggctctttatattttctttttgccCTTACAAATAATGTGTAAAATGCATTATTGCATAGGATGAAGGTCTGGTTAATTGGAGtttaccaatatatatatatatatattttaatttaaacattttgTTAGTAATTCAGCTTCATCTAGATCCATATTTATTTAAcatgttattgaattaattgTTTAGCTATGCCGAgctaggttttaaaattaaaataaaacatatgaaatatatatttttactacagagtttttttttccatttggtaattgagattattttttaatatttagtagtgttatgaaaaataaattggataaCACTTTTTAGTATCTGGCCAtgccatgaaaaataagctgaaaaataacttattaatgttttgatttatttttttagtttattaaaaaaacaaggatcaaatttgacagatGAAAAAGTTggagaatgatgaaattgaaaaaaaattattttaaaataaaataaataaaaatcaaacgaATGACAAACCAAATctgatggataaaaaaatttcaattataaaaaggataaaagaaaaataaaaaataatcaaaattgatataaaaatcaaattaaatcaatttctaagagataaaaatgagaaaaaaaatattcaaaacaaaatatatagcaattaaaagattaaGGATTAAATATCATATAATCAACAATTAACATGATATTCTTGAATTTCTTACCATTcctgaaaaatatattctatacaaaatattaaaaaaaaacacttttctagataacaaattaatttttttttactgtatctaataataaataaacatgataaagttttaaaaataattttcagaaaataatttttcataaaacaaaaggtcatgcattcatatcaatttattatattcataaaatCTTAACACACTAATCACAAAtgtaataaattaaagaaaaaaaacaactttttgtAACCAATATACGAAACAAACCCTTTGAAGTTGATCTCTCAACAATCAAGATATTCTCTCATTAACTCTCATTTATAGTAGATATATACTAAATCTCACTGTAATCCTGTTTTAGTCAAACTAATCACTTTCAAATTAGTGGTTTAATGAGAAATTTATTTGTGATAGCCAATTCTTGGATCAAATCTAGGATAGTGAGGTGGAGGATAGGGTGATTAGGCATTTGAGCCAGATCTAGGAGATTCTATCATAGTGTATTGATGGGTGATCATAAATGTTGTGGGGATAACTAGACTTGACTTTGCACTTAAAAATCCAAGAGATTCATCCACAGTGTGTTGTGTTCTGTTCTTGGCGCATTTTAGCCAAGAAATGGACAAATGGAAAATtgcaaatgaaaagaaaggcAGAAAGCACCTTTATGACATTCAAACAAAACCACAAATTGCTTAGTCAAAAATTGTCTACTTTGTTTGCTTGCTGGGACTAAATACCTTCTCCTTGTCAATGTCCATTTCTGTGTTGCATCCCAAAGGGTCACTGTTAAAATGCATGAATGTGAACATGTTAGTATGTGTTCCTTTTCTAGCCAcagaatcagtttttttttacggttgttattaaacccggcttGACCTAATGGATGATTCAAGACCTTGATTCATGTCAGGTTTTGAAAAAACTAGATGAGAATTGATTTGATCAAACAATGATAGCTTGGTGGGTCAACCAGCAattcagtaaaaaaattaattttaattttttaaaaataatattgttttaatttatttaggttAACTAATTCAATCCATGATTTGGGACTTGGATTGTGTCGGACCGACTTTAACTTTGATTTGTAAAAACAACATGTATTTTACTCCTTGCATTCAATTCTGAATGTCTTTAGAGCTCGTTTGGTATTGTGGCAGTGattattttcaaagtattttttacttgaaaatgtatcaaaataatatatattttttattttttaaaaattatttttaacatcagtatatcaaaataataaaaaaacacacaaaaaaataatttaaaacaaaaaataaaataaaacaaacaagctCTTAATCAACCTATTAAAAAGACTTGATAGATGATACAATCCTCCTATTCTCAAgcttatcatcatcattattatacAATACTTCACcaatttgatgatttgtttttagttacATCAAACACAGAGAgtttgatgaagaaaaaaaaaatcataatcactCACAGCAATAAACACAAGTTTATGGTGATTTATaggaattaataatttatatatctattttCCCTTTTCATTAATTGAAAGATACATCAAACTTTAGACCGAAGACCGCTggatcatatattaattaattaattaattaattcaatcttAATCCCTTCCATTCCAACCCACACCAAATGACATCTCTTTTAACTTTAATAATGTATCTTGTTATTCCAGCTTGTAATTGAAAACATCAAGCAATAATTAAGCTGTTGAATCGTTTCCAttggcagcagcagcagataTTTTTGACCTGTCTCCATCTCCATCTACAAACCCTAACTAAACTCACAGTTGCAGGATTTCAAGACCCAATCATACAACTCTTTAAACCTATTTAAAATATAGAGACGagattattaaaacaatattgagAGGCAATTCATTTTTATGACCATGGCCCAGctgaaagaaacaaataatgTAAAGAACCAAGATTCCAAATCTAGGGTTCCTATTGGCGTCATCAGCCCTGCCCAGCTGACCTGCCTGTGAAGTGAaacaatttatcttttaagGAGAAAGAACAGTATGATAATGAAAATTGAAGACAGAATTTTCCATACCTATCCCCAATTCTTCATCATCATGGATGGGAAATGGAGATCTCAAGGGAAAACATAAATTCCACCCTAAACTTGTTGCCCCATTATCAATATACAGTCCCATACcctttgattttatcaatttttgtctAAATAAATGGCTCCCTATGAGTGATTATTAAAAGATTTATTCCAATTTTAACACTTTCATTAaattatgcaaaagaaaaaacgtGGTAGTAGCTTATGTTGCTGCTGCTTATGAAAGAGTTGTGGGACAAACTTACTGCAGAATTGCAGTTATCCATTCGGAGATCAAGATTTTGAGCACGATGCAGAGAAGGGATTCAGGAACTGCGTTGTTGAGTTTAACATTGTCTTGCCATGTCAACGTGACAGGAAATATTAGATCAACTTGAAGAGACGAATGTCTGCACAATACTagagtgaatttttttaacagaaaaaaatgaaaaccttCCAGCAAATGAAAATCGATGAGCATGAGGTTTCATGTTTCTTGATTACACCATTAAGAGAGAGGGGATAGTTTATAAAGTGCATCCAAGCCTAGTGGCATGTTGCTGCTCCAGTTTGCACTTGcagaccaaaataaaagaaaataagagcaTTTTCGGAGAAGAAATGTCAACCTGGTGGACGACGAGTTTTCCAGTAATTTTCATGTTTCTTGATTACATCTTCTCATCAAATGATAAGTTACTACTTTCATCATGGCCATTTCAAAATCTTCAGGAACAATGATCAACATGGATTCTTCTTCCACCATAAGTTCCTCTTCAGGACAAGCAATAATTCCATTCTCTATCTTATCTTCGATTTCTGATACTCTTCCATTGAAGCAAGAAGATGGCGGGTTCTCCACGGAAACAGGCAAGTATGAGGTGCTTGAAAATGCAGAATCTGCACTATACCTCAACATGTCTCCTACCCCTGTTGAGCAATCACATTCTTTTACCACACTGTCAGAACAACCTTCATATGCAATGGATGATCCCTTGGAATGAGAACTATAGTCAGATTTTTCGGACCTAGCATAACGCTTAAGACAGACCAATGTGTCCCATGACTTTAGTTTTCCAGGCAACCTGTTTGTGTTACCTACTTCTGTTTCTCTGCCTAGTCTTCCAGGCCGCCTCAGTGCAGGCTCGATACTATCAAGCATCCCATCAGTTCTTCTAGTCCCATCCATCAAATTCAATAATGTAGCTACCATTATTTGAGATATAGTTCTTCACCTCTGTCTTTCCGTGCAGGTGCAATGGCATCCAACTCATCAATGAAGACCTTCGAAAGCATAACCATCATTTAGCCACCTAGGAATAGAAGTTACAGTAAACTGAGGCTCAGAGAAGCATAACATTTTATAGTTCCAGACAATAGATTTCAAATTTAAACGTGATGAATCAGTTTGTAGACAAATGATAAGGAAAGCCAACTGTAAAGGTCAacaccttcattttttttttatgatcttggTTCCTGTGCATTGTCGTCAATAAGTCATCCAAGTGCTGCAAATTGTCTGAAAACACTACATTAGAATGAACGTTTTTCATAGCTAACCAAAGGATGCCACTTTCTAACAACACCACCTTGAACCTTACTATAAATTTGTTTCTCTTTAGAACAAGTGTATTCAGCAGCTTGTTTGGTTTGAAACAGGGCGAGACCCTGAAAAATTAGagaagaatgaagaaaaaaattcgaAGAGAGAAGATATCTAACCACGGCAGGTGCAGATTGACAGGCCAAATCAAAAACTTTCTCCATCATActgatttattattttccaaGAACCAAATCAATTCTTAGATTTAACATGTTAGGTAAGATCTAAGATatgatttgtattattatttttatcatatactctccaaaaaagttaataaaaattttgaactcATAACTATATGGTTATCACGATtctaatatcatgttaaaaaacagtttaaatcaaaattttaaaaaatataatttatattattttcaaacaacCTGAAACCTGGAGAGAAAAAAGCGTAAAAGAGCAGGACATCAATGGCAGAACAACTAATGACTTCACGAGGGAGAGGGTAAAAACTATACTTTTCTCTCTGTAACAGCCTGAATTGATTTGTAAAACTGTTAGCTTGAATCAAAAAATCATTAGAGCTTTAacaattattatgaatttacAAATTCAATCATGATTTGATGTAGGCTAAGCTCTATGTATAATCACCCTGTAACTGTAAGTActcattttcaagaaaaattatcCTGCTTTACAGAAATCATTTTTCAACAATGCCTTTCCTGTTGAAGGATTAAATGCTCACAATTCGAACCTCCTAGAGGCTTCAAACCAAAATGAAATAGGTTTCATATCATAGGTCATCCAGGACAGATATTTAGAACAATAATCGATCCTTGCAGAAATATAATCTGATTATCCTATGAAATTGGCATCATTCACATAATGTTCAAGGACACTGCTTAAATACACCAATGCCAAGCTTTTGTGTGTTTGCTTTCAAACCTCACAAGAAGGAAAAACCATCTCAAGAGCAAAGTAATTCCCTGCTTCATTAGCTATTTCATCCACAGATTCCACCTCGCACTGTGTGGTCCATTCATGGGATAACGAGCTGAGAGGAAAACTTCTACTTGAAAATATCCTTTCCACAGCAGCAAGCGAAACCTACAATTTTATCACAAAGACAACTTCAGCAACAAATTTTAAacctttattaaaataattactgATACAATGGAACCAGGAGCAAGGGAAGAAGAAACCATGGAAGATTCTGAAAGCCAAATTTTCAACCTCTGGCAGCAGTAGTTGACTCCGGCTCAACATCATTGATTCTACCAGTAAAAACAGATATCCCGATCAAAGATGGATATTTACTGGAAGCTTCTTCTAAAGACAACAAGATATATTCTTGCTCACTAGCCTCTGAGTCTACAGCAGATGCCAATGATGGTGTTCTAGGAGATGAAGCAGACTCATCAGCATTCGACAGCCTCGATAGCGTCTTCGAATTCTTCCTTGTCTTTGGAGGCATCTGTTACTAAAAAatctctagaaaataaaataaaaggtatttaGTATCATTAATTCCTTTCATGGATTAAAGTAATATTCCAAATTActaaagattaaatattttagctgaaaaaaaaagtacactTTTCTCGCTAGAATTCCTGTAAAACATGTTTTGCACTATTTAACTCttcatatataagaaaaatgttGTAAATTGAGAaacaggagagaaaaaaattggagaagagatgaaGAAGGAACCTGATTTCTTGGTTTTTGAGTTTCTTGAAAACCATGAAGGAAACGGTTAGGCTTGAGAGATGGGAGGTTGAGTTCCCCAGTTCGGCAAGAAGCTGCTCGGTATTCCTCCGGTAACACAAGTGTGGAGAGActaggagagagaggagagggagagagacagGGGAAGATTAAAACCATTGTTGACGGGGAGCAGGGTTTTCAGGTCTTCTTTGGCTTTATTAGGCCTTAAAAGGCAATAAGGCCTATCCTCTTTGCTGATTACTCCAATGATTTGGCCTGAAGGAAAaaccttaagtttttttcttctaagtaCTGAAGGAAGAGGTGAGGCTACAAAGAACATCATGATATAGCTTTCCTTATGGAACAAGtctataattttctttgatCCATGCAAGGAGTTTGCCACAAGCCAATGTGCATTACCTGATGTTTGCCTCACAAACCAATTAATCTGATGCTCTCAATAGTCTATCCTTGTGGACTCTGATCCATTACAATCCTTAACAGTtgcttgttattgtttttatatatggtTGAGAATCTGAACCACAATCCTTGTAAGACATCTTCCAACTGGTTTCTGATTGGCATGCATCTAATTTTGCAGAGTTTTATTTAAACCCTTATGGGGTAGGAAAATTGTCAGTTGATGGGAGACAAGGCAAGCAGAGAATTTTTCCTGAATAGTCCAATAATGAACTGGATGATTCTGACAAGTCAAGAAAATGATTCCTTCAAAGCAGGAGGATTGTGAAATATATGCTAAGCTTGGAaatgaagttttgtttttatctcaagaaaattatagtttcaaaaacaatataacgAGACAAAGAAATGACAATACTAAGGGCCAATACATCCAGGCTACCTTAGATTATTCCTAGAAGGAAATCTGAaagcaaccttttcttttcgaCAAGGtacttttcattgattttagtGTTCCACAGATCTTTGCACTAAGAAGGGTAAAAGGTCAAAGTGTGCGGTGCAATCTTAGTCTTAATCAGTTTCTGTTGATTGTTGTGATCATATATATGCTGGCAGTCAAAAAGTTATGCAGATTGACTGACATTCTTTGCTATTGTTTGTTATTGAAATCTTCTAAAACCACTGTTTCAAATGCATGAATTTTCCCTAGTTACAAATGATGTCAAAAAGGAAGTCTATTTCTTCGATCCAAGAAGGAATTCGACACGAACTGATGTTTGCCTCACATGCCAGTCTTGTAAATCTGATGCTCTCAATAGTCTACCCTTGTTTTGTCAACTTGGGTGTACAGTAACTTCTCCACTAGAAGTAAGATGCATAGAACATATAGCAATGGCTGAACACAATccggaaaaaaatatcaaagctaTAGATGCTACTGATAATGAACCAAAGAACACTGCGCTCCTACGGAATATAGAGGCATAGACTGGAGACCGAAGACACTTGGAACAGGCTACTTCAACTCCATAAGCCAAGCAGTATGCTAACAAACAAGTGAGGCCAATCCACATGTTAATGGGGTGAGTATCAAATGGAGAATAGTCCTTTCCTTGATACATCAATTCAAGAAAGTTAAGGAGGACAGGCATGATGAAGGTGAAAACAGCGTGGAGTGAATTTGGGGTGGTGAGCCGATCTTGTTGATCATAGTTTCTTGCAGTCATTAACGCAATGTTCAGTGAAACTTGCCTCTGTGGGAAGAACATTTTTGAGGAGTAAGGTGAGGAAAGTTAGACTACCTTGGCTCAGAAATATGCTTTTGTTTCACAGGTTTGGTGGGTTTGGTTTAAGAAACCAAATGGGTTGATGTGTAATGTTTCAGAGGAACTCTTGTCTTCTAATTTATAGTTGGTATCCAAGCCGTCATTCAAGTTGGAATCCCAGGCATTGTCCAATGGCCACTAACACTAACTTCAATGGTCCCTGGACCAGGTTTGTTACTTAGATTTCACCAATTATTTCCATGGGATATGGATCCTTGATTCCTCTACAACGACaagttttttggtcaaaacttTAGAAGGATAAGGACAATGACAATCTTACAAGAACTTGAAAAGCAATTGATGCTAGGTATTCGAAGAAACAAGTGGACAGTCTGCATAGATATCTTACTCTAACAAGAAATGGGTGTTTCTTGTTATTGATTACTTGAGAATATTGCAACCTACAAGAATGTCCCAGATTGGTCTATGTTAAAAGTGAACTTTGCCCAGTGTAGATGCAAAGCTTTTGTTGTTAGAAAGACGAGGAGGAGCAAGGTATGAAAGTTACCAAGTCTAGATGGTATAAAACGTAGACAAGTTAATGCCTTGGTGGCTCAGCCCAACCTTGCAACCAAATTTCCAGAGCAGAACAAGCCTATATGGCCATGTTTAACTACACTgtaaaaaacataataccaaAGCGCAATAGCATCAGCGAcagcaaaaagaaagaaagaaagaaagaaagaaaagagttcTATACTTCGTAGATTTGAACAACCGAATTGTAGTTGAACGGATGTATTGAACATCCGTTTGAATTTCAGCCGAATATTCGCGGTAATGGGGCATGAAAAatatgtctttttctttaattttgtttctctatCCTACCTTACATTTGCTAACCATCCAAACACAAAGCCTTTGTGATTGGAAAAATCCATTGACGAAAACTACATTGGATTTGATGTACAACAGCATCAacaattgttaaaataattgcaTTTTGCTTGCATATTAAGGAAGTTATGTAATTGAACTATATTGACGAATGAATAAATGATTTACCCAAAACAAATCACTGAGATTCAGTTACATCAGCAGCTAGAGCATAACTAACATGAACTAGGATTGAATTGTCTGtacaaaagaattaaatctTGTATCAATGTTGATTAACAGCAACAAATTAAGGCCTCAATATTCCATTGGATCCACTGATTTGTGCTGTTGCTCTGCATTCATCTCCTTCCACAAAGATTTCTTCCTGATTTGATCATTCTCGAATTGCCTTTGATTGCTTGCCATCTCTTCTGCTGTCATAGTGACGAGTTTCTCTGGCTTAATCTGTCCAAGAAGAACTTTCCTTCTCAAATCTGGATTCTTTGGATCCTTCATGTTGAACAATATTGACCTGTACTTCAATTGTTTGGTGCCATTGAAAAGCCCCATCCTTTCAAACATCAGTGATTCAACATCAGCAGCAACAATAATTGGGTCACGCAATCTTACTGCTTCCATCAAATCCTCTTTAACCTCCTTTGCAACTCTGCACAAGGACTCCACAAGAATGTGCCTGACCTTGCTACGCAAGCCATCACTGCACTTGACAGGTTCTTCGGATGGTTTCTTGAAACTACAGAAATCTTTCACATTCTCTTGCTGTGTGATGCGCTTGGTAGATGGTTTCTTGAAACAGCGCCTGATACTTTGTACTTTCCCTGGCTTTGTGCAGTGCATGGCAGGATCTTGTGGTGGTTTCTTGAAACAACTAGaaccattttctttctcttcttttatcttcttctctgtCTGAATAGGCATGTTAACTTT of Populus trichocarpa isolate Nisqually-1 chromosome 16, P.trichocarpa_v4.1, whole genome shotgun sequence contains these proteins:
- the LOC18106100 gene encoding transcription factor MYBC1, whose amino-acid sequence is MREDDSNWFSRWEEELPSLEELMPLSQTLITPDLALAFDITNPTNTTNTNNHNSSLHQNQPLPPPPPPPAAVSPTPTNPLASPQPNSGDFATDSGELGSGAGGDEPARTLKRPRLVWTPQLHKRFVDAVAHLGIKNAVPKTIMQLMNVDGLTRENVASHLQKYRLYLKRMQGLSSGGGGPGNGAVGGGGGLTGGSDAATDHLFASSPVPAHFLHPGRPNSDHFLPFVPVAALQQHHHQQQMAAAAAAVGHPQLQGQYHRPMGHFGSPTNGQFEHPFLARQTQQPVHRMGAPVHNAVPGYVEDLESANGNEGRKVLTLFPTGDD
- the LOC18106102 gene encoding transcription elongation factor TFIIS; translation: MEKQFLSLFESAKKSAAIVATSASIFPEVYRCLDALDQLKRFPVTSSRVLVSTPVAKEVQYLTKHRVKMIRTAASCLLDAWSRNLYARNPAIDGKTQPTKSTSGSRPGTLIVKIQGRVIGRVKVNMPIQTEKKIKEEKENGSSCFKKPPQDPAMHCTKPGKVQSIRRCFKKPSTKRITQQENVKDFCSFKKPSEEPVKCSDGLRSKVRHILVESLCRVAKEVKEDLMEAVRLRDPIIVAADVESLMFERMGLFNGTKQLKYRSILFNMKDPKNPDLRRKVLLGQIKPEKLVTMTAEEMASNQRQFENDQIRKKSLWKEMNAEQQHKSVDPMEY